A genomic window from Microbacterium sp. ET2 includes:
- a CDS encoding FGGY-family carbohydrate kinase — MSAASWVGVDLGTQSVRAVAVAHDGVVMSTAAQPLHSIRTGGRHEQHPGEWIAATAAALRAVTAALPNGVGPLGVSVSGTSGTLVAVDARTGAPRGVGVMYDDRRGAGLLPDVDDAGSEVWSRLGYRMQASWGLPTLMQMLRESPLEQNTVIAHQPDVITSMLAGRLLPSDLSSALKTGVDLDEIAWPETVFSALGIPVDVVNNVVASGMVIGEVGPVASSATGLPQGCLIVSGMTDGCAAQIASGALHPGDWNSVLGTTLVVKGSAGVRHVDPTGAVYAHRAPFGGGWYPGGASSSGAGVMTKLLPGRDLGKLTERFNPTAPPPIAYALVGRGERFPFVAPDATGFLPSGDDDELFSAILYGVAYVERLGYDLLRWVGYDIGGKVFVTGGGAKNSAWNQLRADMLGRDISPAVHGEGAVGMAMLAAASLEHRNDPRTGDPLVAVAKRMVPEVKPVGPTASREAALSEGYATFVAHLFDRGWIPAGLRDAAMSGVK; from the coding sequence GTGAGCGCCGCTTCGTGGGTCGGGGTGGACCTCGGCACCCAGAGTGTCCGCGCCGTCGCGGTGGCGCACGACGGCGTGGTGATGTCAACGGCCGCCCAGCCGCTGCACAGTATCAGGACCGGGGGTCGACACGAGCAACATCCCGGGGAATGGATCGCGGCGACGGCCGCGGCTCTGCGTGCCGTCACCGCCGCCCTTCCGAACGGAGTCGGGCCGCTGGGCGTTTCGGTCTCCGGCACGTCCGGGACGCTCGTCGCCGTCGACGCACGCACCGGCGCGCCGCGCGGTGTCGGTGTGATGTACGACGATCGGCGTGGTGCCGGACTGCTTCCAGACGTCGACGACGCCGGCTCGGAAGTGTGGTCTCGATTGGGGTATCGGATGCAGGCATCGTGGGGCCTGCCGACTCTCATGCAGATGTTGCGTGAGAGTCCGCTTGAGCAGAACACGGTCATCGCCCATCAGCCGGATGTCATCACCTCGATGCTCGCCGGAAGGCTCCTGCCCTCCGATCTCAGCTCGGCCCTGAAAACCGGAGTAGACCTCGATGAGATCGCCTGGCCAGAGACGGTGTTCTCGGCGTTAGGAATCCCGGTTGATGTCGTGAACAACGTCGTTGCGTCCGGAATGGTGATCGGAGAGGTCGGACCGGTCGCGAGTTCCGCGACGGGTCTCCCGCAGGGGTGCCTCATCGTCTCTGGGATGACCGATGGATGCGCCGCCCAGATCGCTTCCGGCGCCCTCCACCCGGGGGACTGGAACTCCGTGCTCGGCACGACCCTCGTCGTGAAGGGATCGGCTGGCGTTCGGCACGTCGACCCGACGGGCGCCGTCTATGCGCATCGAGCTCCCTTTGGCGGGGGGTGGTATCCCGGTGGCGCATCGAGTTCGGGCGCCGGGGTGATGACGAAGCTACTCCCGGGGCGGGACCTCGGGAAGCTTACGGAGCGTTTCAACCCGACGGCGCCACCGCCGATCGCATACGCGCTGGTCGGCCGCGGTGAGCGATTTCCCTTTGTGGCCCCGGATGCCACGGGGTTCCTGCCCAGCGGTGATGACGACGAGCTGTTCTCAGCGATTCTGTACGGTGTCGCGTACGTGGAGCGGCTCGGTTACGACCTGCTTCGTTGGGTGGGATACGACATCGGGGGGAAGGTCTTCGTCACGGGGGGAGGAGCGAAAAACTCCGCATGGAACCAGCTCCGAGCGGACATGCTGGGGCGCGACATCTCCCCGGCCGTCCACGGCGAGGGGGCTGTCGGCATGGCGATGCTCGCGGCCGCGAGCTTAGAGCATCGCAACGACCCAAGGACGGGCGATCCTCTCGTCGCTGTCGCCAAGCGTATGGTGCCCGAGGTGAAGCCTGTCGGTCCGACCGCATCTCGCGAAGCTGCGCTTTCTGAGGGTTACGCGACATTCGTCGCACACCTGTTCGATCGGGGCTGGATCCCCGCTGGTCTGCGCGACGCAGCGATGAGCGGCGTGAAATGA
- a CDS encoding FGGY family carbohydrate kinase translates to MTGDDLTLAIDAGTSVIKAVVFDGGGDEKVVVSRPTALSSPHPGWIEQDMAEVREMAFACAAEAARRAPGTISRIALTAQGDGAWMIRGDGQPARPAVLWNDARAVQIVDRWTDDGRLEEAFRINGSLGNLGLPHAILSWFLENDPDALADVRDVVTCGSWLFESLTGRRGLHPSEASAPWLDVRTGQYSEEIIELFDLADIKAKLPVVLGARDLTAALSPRAAREMRLQPGLPVTLAPYDVLSTAVGGGCVATGSAFCILGTTLCTGIITEAPDTQGAPTGLTLLGIDGSRATRVFPTLAGTEVVHWARGVMGLAAAEEVTALAARSVPGARGVRVLPYLAEAGERMPFLDPDARGAILGLKVSTRQEDVARGVLEGLAHTIRDCLDASGAHPRELILSGGGSASEVWCQVIADVTGVPVVRVQGTQIGAKGAMMYAAVANGSFSDLEEAAERVVIRGASYAPDPGVREFFDERHTDFLRTRVALAERWVTWRTTDKER, encoded by the coding sequence ATGACGGGCGACGACCTCACGCTCGCGATCGACGCAGGGACGAGCGTTATCAAGGCCGTCGTCTTCGACGGTGGCGGTGACGAGAAGGTGGTTGTTTCCCGGCCTACCGCGCTGTCTTCTCCCCATCCTGGATGGATTGAGCAGGACATGGCGGAGGTGCGCGAGATGGCCTTCGCGTGCGCCGCAGAAGCTGCTCGACGCGCTCCGGGTACGATCAGCCGGATCGCCCTCACCGCGCAGGGCGACGGCGCATGGATGATCCGAGGCGACGGCCAGCCCGCGCGTCCCGCCGTGCTGTGGAACGATGCGCGAGCGGTGCAGATTGTCGACCGCTGGACCGATGACGGCCGACTCGAAGAGGCGTTTCGCATCAACGGTTCGCTCGGCAATCTTGGGCTGCCCCACGCCATCCTCAGCTGGTTCCTTGAGAACGACCCAGATGCGCTCGCAGATGTCCGCGATGTCGTCACGTGCGGCAGCTGGCTCTTCGAATCGCTCACCGGCCGGCGCGGACTGCACCCGTCGGAGGCTTCCGCTCCATGGCTAGACGTGCGGACCGGTCAGTACTCCGAGGAGATCATCGAGCTCTTCGATTTGGCCGATATCAAAGCGAAGCTGCCCGTTGTTCTCGGCGCGCGCGACCTTACAGCTGCACTCAGTCCCCGCGCCGCTCGGGAGATGCGTCTTCAGCCAGGGCTTCCCGTGACGCTGGCTCCATACGACGTGCTGTCCACGGCGGTTGGCGGGGGATGCGTCGCGACAGGCTCGGCGTTCTGCATCCTCGGAACGACGCTGTGCACAGGGATCATCACGGAAGCCCCAGACACCCAGGGCGCACCCACGGGTCTGACACTCCTCGGAATCGACGGCTCACGCGCAACACGGGTCTTCCCGACGCTGGCGGGTACCGAGGTCGTCCATTGGGCGCGGGGCGTCATGGGTCTTGCGGCTGCTGAGGAAGTGACAGCTCTTGCGGCAAGGTCTGTGCCCGGAGCCCGGGGCGTGAGGGTACTTCCGTACCTGGCGGAGGCGGGGGAGAGGATGCCCTTCTTGGATCCGGACGCCCGCGGCGCAATCCTCGGTCTGAAGGTGAGCACGCGGCAGGAGGACGTGGCTCGGGGGGTTCTCGAGGGCCTCGCACACACCATCCGCGACTGCCTCGACGCCTCAGGCGCTCATCCGCGCGAGCTCATACTCTCCGGCGGCGGGTCAGCGAGCGAGGTCTGGTGCCAGGTTATTGCCGACGTCACCGGTGTTCCGGTCGTTCGGGTGCAGGGAACTCAGATCGGTGCGAAGGGTGCGATGATGTACGCCGCCGTCGCCAACGGTTCATTCAGCGATCTCGAGGAGGCCGCGGAGCGCGTGGTCATCCGCGGCGCCTCCTACGCACCGGATCCGGGGGTCCGCGAGTTCTTCGACGAGCGCCACACAGACTTTCTTCGTACAAGAGTCGCGCTGGCTGAGCGCTGGGTAACCTGGCGGACGACGGACAAAGAACGGTGA
- a CDS encoding 2-hydroxyacid dehydrogenase gives MPMIAIAADGFVTPDLFRSALEREIDGAATTFRAITLDWPQEPFGEVGDVLEASGTIEETIDAVAGAHIALTQMAPFTAEVFDASPDLRMVGVCRGGPVNVDLQAATDAGVLVTFAPGRNAQAAAEFAVGLTLSAMRRIPFTNSELKNGAWRGDHYAWENVGVELHGATVGLVGYGAIGRIVARILKAFGADIIVYDPYTDSATLASDGVEAVDGLDELLSRSAVVSLHARLTPETERMIDERALNLLPRGAVLVNTARGGLLDYAPLPGLLQSGRLGAVALDVYDVEPPPGDWPLFVEPNAVVTPHLAGATRQTAMRAADIVARDVARFLDDRTPLHVANPAVLTTLNLVPTS, from the coding sequence ATGCCGATGATCGCCATCGCCGCCGACGGGTTCGTCACTCCAGATCTCTTCCGCTCGGCTCTCGAGCGAGAGATTGATGGTGCGGCGACGACCTTCCGAGCGATCACACTGGATTGGCCCCAAGAGCCGTTCGGGGAGGTGGGTGATGTGCTCGAGGCAAGTGGGACGATCGAAGAGACGATCGACGCCGTCGCGGGTGCGCACATCGCCCTAACGCAGATGGCACCGTTCACCGCCGAAGTGTTCGACGCCTCGCCGGACCTGCGCATGGTCGGGGTGTGCCGCGGCGGGCCGGTCAATGTCGATCTGCAGGCGGCGACGGACGCCGGTGTCCTTGTGACTTTCGCCCCCGGACGTAACGCACAAGCGGCTGCAGAGTTCGCGGTGGGCCTCACTCTTTCGGCCATGAGGCGCATCCCGTTCACGAACTCCGAACTGAAGAACGGTGCGTGGCGGGGCGACCATTACGCGTGGGAGAACGTCGGAGTCGAACTTCACGGTGCGACGGTGGGCCTGGTCGGCTATGGCGCCATCGGTCGCATCGTCGCCAGGATCTTGAAAGCCTTCGGTGCCGACATCATCGTGTACGACCCCTACACCGATTCCGCGACCCTTGCGAGTGACGGCGTCGAGGCAGTCGATGGTCTGGATGAGCTCCTCTCGCGCAGCGCGGTCGTAAGTCTGCACGCGCGTCTGACCCCAGAGACCGAGCGGATGATCGACGAGCGCGCGCTGAACCTGCTCCCCCGTGGTGCAGTGCTCGTCAACACCGCGCGAGGAGGGCTTCTCGACTACGCGCCACTCCCCGGCCTTTTACAGTCCGGGCGACTCGGCGCGGTCGCGCTCGACGTTTACGACGTCGAACCGCCCCCGGGAGACTGGCCGCTGTTTGTCGAGCCGAATGCGGTCGTCACTCCGCACCTGGCGGGCGCGACTCGCCAGACCGCTATGCGCGCGGCCGACATCGTCGCTCGCGACGTCGCTCGCTTCCTCGATGATCGAACGCCTCTGCACGTCGCGAATCCCGCGGTGCTCACGACCTTGAATCTTGTTCCGACATCATGA
- a CDS encoding DeoR/GlpR family DNA-binding transcription regulator, whose translation MATAAGAISRAARQRIILDHVLRVGSATAAELIELTGRSAMTVHRDLEDLAARNLVRKFHGGVSALPTSVFESSSEFRLLRRTEEKVALAKVAISFVEPGMSLMLDDSTTVLALGQLLSASAPLTVVTNYCQVLSLLKEAADVHLIMIGGAYSRTHDSFIAPPDQTNLEAYAVDIAFQSTSTMDDRLTYHQEQDIVTMKRAMLQSGRRRVLMMDGSKVGHTSLHRYLPISEFTDVILTEDVEPRVRERIADHATVHVASLSSR comes from the coding sequence ATGGCTACTGCTGCGGGTGCGATCTCCCGCGCCGCTCGTCAGCGGATCATCCTCGATCATGTGCTGCGCGTCGGTTCCGCCACGGCCGCCGAACTCATCGAGCTCACCGGGCGCAGTGCTATGACGGTTCACCGCGACCTCGAAGATCTCGCTGCACGCAATCTTGTAAGGAAGTTCCACGGCGGCGTCTCCGCGCTCCCGACAAGCGTCTTCGAGTCGAGCTCCGAGTTCCGTCTCCTGCGCCGCACGGAGGAGAAGGTGGCTCTGGCCAAAGTCGCCATTTCCTTCGTGGAGCCGGGCATGTCTCTCATGCTCGACGACTCCACGACCGTCCTTGCGCTTGGTCAGCTGCTCTCGGCGTCCGCTCCTTTGACGGTCGTGACGAACTACTGCCAGGTTCTTTCACTTCTCAAAGAGGCCGCGGATGTGCACCTCATCATGATCGGAGGAGCGTACTCCCGCACGCACGACTCCTTCATCGCACCCCCGGATCAGACGAACCTTGAGGCGTATGCGGTCGACATCGCTTTCCAGTCGACCTCGACGATGGATGACCGGTTGACGTACCACCAAGAGCAGGACATCGTGACGATGAAGCGGGCCATGCTGCAGTCCGGCCGACGCCGGGTGCTCATGATGGACGGCTCGAAAGTCGGCCACACGTCCCTGCACCGATACCTTCCGATCTCCGAGTTCACCGACGTCATCCTGACCGAGGATGTGGAGCCCCGAGTGCGGGAGCGTATCGCTGATCACGCCACGGTCCACGTTGCGTCGCTCTCATCACGGTGA
- a CDS encoding substrate-binding domain-containing protein codes for MPDLASTRYEEQDAPLFTAKVAELCTDCEVVYQNADSDPAKQQQQAESAITQGAKAIVLDAVDTKAAATIVTSAQSAGIPVITYDRPITTAPADFYVSFDNEEIGNLIATSLVEKLDADGAEGGVLIVNGSPTDDAAQLIKAGINAGVDASSYEILAQFDTPQWDPQEAQDWVSGQITQFDDIVGVVAANDGTGGGSIAAFQAAGVSPVPPVTGNDAELAAIQRIIAGTQYNTISKPIATVAEAAAEVAVQLIRGETPSADTELFDTPSRLFTPTVVTAENVKEVIFDGGIYTADQVCTGEFAAGCAELGIE; via the coding sequence ATGCCCGATCTGGCTTCGACACGATACGAGGAGCAGGACGCCCCCCTCTTCACCGCCAAGGTGGCGGAACTGTGCACGGACTGCGAAGTCGTCTACCAGAACGCGGACTCGGACCCTGCGAAACAGCAGCAGCAGGCCGAGTCAGCGATCACGCAAGGGGCGAAGGCCATCGTTCTCGATGCCGTCGACACGAAGGCCGCGGCGACAATCGTCACCAGCGCGCAATCCGCAGGTATCCCGGTCATCACCTATGACCGTCCGATCACGACTGCGCCGGCCGACTTCTATGTCTCATTCGACAACGAGGAGATCGGCAACCTCATCGCAACCTCTCTCGTGGAAAAGCTCGATGCCGACGGGGCCGAGGGCGGAGTACTCATCGTCAACGGATCGCCCACCGACGATGCGGCACAACTCATCAAGGCGGGTATCAACGCGGGCGTGGACGCAAGCTCGTACGAGATCCTGGCGCAGTTCGACACTCCGCAGTGGGACCCGCAGGAAGCCCAGGACTGGGTGAGCGGACAGATCACGCAGTTCGACGACATCGTCGGCGTCGTGGCAGCCAACGACGGCACCGGGGGCGGGTCGATCGCGGCGTTCCAGGCAGCCGGCGTCAGTCCCGTTCCGCCCGTGACCGGCAACGATGCAGAACTCGCCGCGATCCAGCGGATAATCGCCGGCACGCAGTACAACACGATCTCCAAGCCCATTGCCACGGTGGCAGAAGCTGCCGCCGAGGTCGCCGTGCAGCTCATCCGCGGCGAGACTCCGTCCGCAGACACAGAGCTGTTCGACACCCCCTCCCGGCTGTTCACTCCGACGGTCGTGACCGCGGAGAACGTCAAGGAGGTCATCTTCGACGGGGGCATCTACACAGCCGACCAGGTGTGCACAGGCGAGTTTGCCGCAGGGTGCGCCGAGCTGGGCATCGAGTAG
- a CDS encoding ATP-binding cassette domain-containing protein, whose translation MRAISKSFGAVAALTDVDLSVGSSEVVAIVGDNGAGKSTLVKVLAGVHKPDAGTIVFAGDEVSIDSPNDAIDRGIATVFQDLALCDNLDVVQNLFLGREMKPLQLDEVTMEITAWDLLRQLSAKIPSVRVPIASLSGGQRQTVAIARSLLGEPKLIILDEPTAALGVAQTAEVLNLIERLRERGLGVVIITHNMEDVRAVADRVVVLRLGRNNGEFDARQTNSEQLIAAITGATDNVVSRRRAAVDSVSAAEQALPAATSETGTHP comes from the coding sequence ATGCGAGCCATCTCGAAGAGCTTCGGAGCAGTCGCCGCCCTCACCGACGTTGATCTGTCGGTGGGCAGCAGCGAAGTCGTCGCCATCGTCGGCGACAACGGGGCGGGCAAGTCGACACTCGTGAAGGTCCTCGCAGGGGTACACAAGCCGGATGCGGGAACCATCGTCTTCGCGGGCGACGAGGTGTCGATCGACTCACCCAACGACGCGATCGATCGAGGGATCGCGACGGTGTTCCAGGATCTCGCCCTCTGCGACAACCTCGACGTGGTTCAGAACCTTTTCCTTGGCAGGGAGATGAAGCCTCTGCAGTTGGACGAGGTCACCATGGAGATCACGGCGTGGGATCTGCTTCGCCAGCTGTCGGCCAAGATTCCGTCGGTGAGAGTTCCCATCGCCTCACTCTCGGGCGGGCAACGTCAAACCGTCGCGATCGCACGGTCGCTCCTGGGGGAGCCGAAACTGATCATCCTCGATGAGCCCACCGCGGCGCTCGGAGTGGCGCAGACGGCTGAGGTCCTCAATCTCATCGAACGACTTCGCGAGCGCGGGTTGGGCGTTGTGATCATCACCCACAACATGGAGGATGTCCGCGCCGTCGCCGACCGCGTGGTCGTCCTCCGGCTCGGTCGCAACAACGGCGAGTTCGACGCCAGGCAGACGAACTCCGAGCAGCTCATCGCCGCCATCACCGGCGCCACCGACAATGTCGTCTCCCGCCGCAGAGCGGCCGTCGACTCGGTGAGCGCGGCCGAACAGGCCTTACCTGCGGCCACCTCAGAGACAGGAACTCATCCGTGA
- a CDS encoding sugar ABC transporter permease: MSRIRGGDLGLLPVIIGLALIWAIFQALNPFFLSSNNLANLLMQSVPVGVLALGIVCVLLVGEIDLSVGSVSGLSAAIVAVTFVTLGWALPLAVLASLAVGLFIGLFYSIVYIRIGVPSFVITLAGLLGILGLQLLTLGTSGTINLPVDSFLVYFGQQAFVPEPLSYVLAVVVAGSVFLSSFLTARRRTTAGLSARPLSVNIMGSAALLIVLVVAAWYLNLTRGVGWMFVFFVVLVLIMNYAFTRTSWGRSVFAVGGNREAARRSGINVSRVYMSVFMLCTTFAALGGLLAAARLNSAGPQTGTGDVNLNAIAAAVIGGTSLFGGRGSAFAALLGVLVIQSISSGLTLLNLDSSIRFIVTGAVVLIAVALDAVARRSRASSGRA; this comes from the coding sequence GTGAGCCGCATTCGTGGCGGAGACCTCGGGCTCCTACCCGTCATCATCGGACTGGCGCTGATATGGGCAATCTTCCAGGCGCTCAACCCCTTTTTTCTCTCCAGCAACAACCTCGCCAACCTCCTCATGCAGTCAGTGCCGGTCGGCGTTCTAGCCCTGGGGATCGTGTGTGTGCTGCTCGTGGGGGAGATCGATCTGTCCGTCGGGTCCGTGAGCGGACTCTCGGCCGCGATCGTCGCTGTGACTTTCGTCACCCTCGGATGGGCGCTGCCGCTCGCCGTTCTTGCGTCACTCGCGGTCGGACTGTTCATCGGCCTGTTCTACTCCATCGTCTACATCCGCATCGGTGTGCCCTCGTTCGTCATCACTCTCGCAGGGCTACTGGGCATACTCGGCCTGCAGCTGCTCACCCTCGGGACCTCCGGGACGATCAACCTGCCCGTCGACTCGTTCCTGGTGTACTTCGGCCAGCAGGCCTTCGTCCCTGAGCCACTTTCTTATGTACTCGCGGTGGTCGTAGCGGGAAGCGTCTTTCTGTCGTCCTTCCTGACTGCGCGCCGACGGACGACAGCGGGGCTCTCCGCGCGGCCCCTGAGCGTAAACATTATGGGGTCTGCTGCACTCCTGATCGTCCTGGTGGTTGCGGCGTGGTATCTCAACCTGACCCGCGGCGTCGGATGGATGTTCGTGTTCTTTGTCGTACTGGTGCTCATCATGAACTACGCCTTCACACGGACATCGTGGGGACGATCTGTCTTCGCCGTCGGCGGCAATAGGGAAGCCGCACGCCGCTCCGGCATCAACGTGTCCCGCGTCTACATGTCGGTGTTCATGCTCTGCACCACATTCGCGGCCCTCGGCGGTCTCCTGGCCGCCGCGCGGTTGAACTCCGCTGGGCCGCAGACGGGCACCGGAGACGTGAACCTTAACGCCATCGCTGCCGCTGTCATCGGAGGCACAAGTCTGTTCGGGGGACGCGGGTCGGCTTTCGCGGCACTGCTGGGCGTGCTCGTGATCCAATCCATCTCGAGCGGGTTGACCCTGCTCAACCTCGACTCATCTATCCGATTCATCGTCACTGGCGCTGTGGTGCTCATCGCGGTGGCACTGGACGCCGTGGCCAGGAGGTCTCGCGCCTCGAGCGGACGCGCTTAG
- the eno gene encoding phosphopyruvate hydratase — protein MPTTTISTLEAWEALDSRGRPTVGCRVTLQGGGTGRVITPSGASTGDFEAIELRDCDDRYDGYGTRSAVDRLRGPISDALIGLDAGDQRSVDAAIEALDADPALSGIGGNSALGASLATLTAFADADRSPLWRVLDPSGVPLIPLPMVNIISGGAHAGRAIDIQDILVVPLGSSSFTEGIEWAARVRAATAALLTEQGGWAALVADEGGLSARLESNEAALALVTSGIERSGLRVGDDVAIAVDIAASQLVDGAGQIALRSEDIALTTEEWIARLADWVQHYPIVSVEDPLGDNDWDAWRGASARLASIQLLGDDLFATNVDRIEKGIAEAIANSVLIKPNQAGLVTRTADAVTTSRRGSYATVVSARSGDTEDSWLADLAVGWRAGQIKVGSTMRSERTSKWNRLLEIEATHDTQYAGRAALALS, from the coding sequence ATGCCAACCACAACCATTTCAACCCTGGAGGCGTGGGAGGCCCTCGACTCACGCGGCCGCCCCACTGTCGGCTGCCGTGTCACTCTGCAAGGCGGTGGCACCGGTCGGGTAATCACACCCTCGGGTGCCTCCACCGGCGACTTCGAGGCGATCGAGCTGCGCGACTGCGACGACCGCTACGACGGCTACGGAACCCGGAGCGCCGTCGACCGCCTGAGAGGACCGATTTCCGACGCTCTCATCGGGCTGGATGCAGGAGACCAGCGGTCAGTCGATGCCGCGATCGAAGCCCTCGACGCCGACCCTGCGCTCTCCGGCATCGGCGGCAACTCCGCTCTCGGCGCGTCGCTTGCCACGCTGACCGCGTTCGCCGACGCTGACCGCTCACCCCTGTGGCGGGTGCTCGACCCTTCCGGGGTACCCCTCATCCCGCTCCCGATGGTGAACATCATCTCCGGCGGTGCTCACGCGGGTCGAGCAATCGACATCCAGGACATCCTCGTCGTACCGCTCGGCTCCTCCAGCTTCACTGAGGGCATCGAGTGGGCGGCACGGGTACGCGCGGCAACCGCCGCTCTGCTTACCGAGCAAGGCGGATGGGCTGCGCTGGTCGCCGACGAAGGCGGGCTCAGCGCCCGCCTCGAGTCCAACGAAGCCGCCCTCGCACTCGTCACCAGCGGCATCGAGCGCAGCGGGCTGCGCGTGGGTGACGATGTCGCCATCGCCGTCGACATCGCCGCCTCCCAGCTCGTGGACGGCGCCGGGCAAATCGCGCTGCGATCCGAGGACATCGCCTTGACCACCGAGGAGTGGATCGCCCGCCTGGCGGATTGGGTCCAGCACTACCCCATCGTCTCTGTCGAGGACCCACTCGGTGACAACGACTGGGATGCATGGAGGGGTGCCTCAGCCCGCCTTGCGTCAATCCAGCTACTCGGCGACGATCTTTTCGCGACGAATGTCGATCGGATCGAGAAGGGCATCGCGGAGGCCATCGCAAACTCAGTCCTCATAAAGCCGAACCAAGCTGGCCTTGTCACGCGAACCGCGGATGCGGTGACGACATCCCGACGCGGCTCGTACGCAACCGTCGTCAGTGCCCGTTCCGGCGACACCGAAGACAGCTGGCTCGCAGATCTCGCCGTCGGTTGGCGAGCGGGGCAGATCAAGGTTGGCTCAACGATGCGCTCAGAGCGCACCAGCAAGTGGAACCGGCTGTTGGAGATTGAAGCGACGCATGACACGCAGTACGCGGGTCGCGCCGCATTGGCGCTCAGTTAG